The following is a genomic window from Methanobacterium aggregans.
TTGTACTTCCAGTGTCCCCTGTACTTGTACCATGATTTATACCAGGACTTGTACCAGGACTTGTACCAGGATTTATACCAGGACTTGTACCAGGACTTGTAGTAGTTTTTAACTGCTACCTGGGTTGAGGTTATGACTGGAGTTTTAACTGTGTAGTTATAGGTTCCCTGTGGATCGATCCAGTTTCCATTGGCATCTTTGAAGCATGTTACCCATGCATTCACACGTATTCCAGTACCATTGAACATCTGCACGACTTGAGAGAGAAGTGTTTTGTATGTAGGGTCTGAGTATATGTTACATTTCACGTAGATGTCCGTTATACCCATACTGAGTAGTTGGGTTACGTTCACTTTTAGTGCATCTGTACTTGAAACCCAGATACCCTGGATTTTACTGTAATCTCCTCCAGCTGCAGCTGTTGCATTGGTTGAACTGTTTGAAGCCGTGTTACTCGTTGCAGTGTTGCTAATTCCAGAATCATTGGTGGTGTTGGTGGCATTAACCGATGAAGTTGTGTTTACCGTCAGATTCGCTGTTGTTTGCGTGTTTGTGTAGTTCGTAGTTGTGTTTGTGTAGTTCGTTGTATTCTCAAGTAAAGATTGTGCGTTACTTGTGTTGTTGTCGCTGACAGTTTCACTTAATGAATAGGCATATATGCTACCTACATTGGACAATGCTAGACTCATAACGAGCAGCATTGCTAATAGCAAATTTCGCTTAATTATACCGCCTCCATGTCCAGATCTTCCCTGAAACTCAGACCCATGTACTGAAATGTACATCTCAGATATTATGGTCTGAAAGAAGTTTCTGGACAACCTTAAATTCTAAAATGGAGCATATATAAAAATTTCGATTTAAAAATCGATAATAAAATACCATTAAGCCTTTTTTTAGTTTTAAAGCTTCCTTAAATGGATTTAAGGCAAAGAGTTCCAAGTATCCTACCTTAATTTCTTATTTTTAGAAATAAGGCAAAGTTAGAGTTTATTTTAAGAAAAAAAGCAATTTAAATATGTATTTGTTTGAGGATTAGCCCTTTAATTGAATAAAGCATTTCTATTACTTTATTTTTTAAAAAAAGGAAGTTTAATGTTTATTTTGTGCAATGGAGCCATCTTAAAATGGATGGATAGATGGGTTGCAGTGCTCTCAAGTTCAAGTTAAGATTTTAAAAGAATAAAGCCAAAAAAATACCCATTTAACAAAATATAATAGAGTTTAAGTTGTTTTTACTATTTTTTAGAGTAAAATGGGAAAATAATCAATATGGGTTAAATACGGGGTTAAATTTAGAAAAAGAGTAATAATAAGTTTTGTTTATTTATTTTTATTTGAGTTTTTTGGGGTTTGAATCAAATTTTGAAGGATCTTCAAAACCCATTTATTCCATTGCAATTCTCAGATATCCACAACATCCCCTGTAGAAATATAATCAATCTTATTTCCCATAACATCCTTTAGGATATTATAAGCACTTTTACCAGTGCAATGGCTGGTGTAAAACCTTTCAACTTGATACTGGGCGAGTTTTTCAGCTGTAAAAATGATGCTTTCCTCATCCTCAAACATACCAGATGAAGGTCGTCCCATTAAATGAAATCCACCTAAAACAGCTTTCACAGGAACGTTACTGAATTCTTCGAAAACTGTTTCCATCACGTTGATTATGCCACTGTGGGAACAGCCACTAAAAACAACCAGACCATCATCATCCTTTAAAACCATTACAATCTCATGATCAAAGACATCGTTAAGAATTGCACCTTCTCTTTCCATGTAAAGATATTTGTTACCCTTTGGAATCGGATATTTATTTGTAACATCCTTTAAAATGTTAATATCACCCATTATCTCTGTTCTGCCTTTTAAAAAGGTTATTCTGTCATTGTACTGATCCATAACATTCCTGTTAATCCCTATGTACCTGTAGGATGATCCTGGATCTTTTGAGTAGTAGTTTAAATCTGCACCCTCACCCATGTAAACCCGAGCTCGGGAATTCTCCTGGAAAAATCTTTCAAGACCCCCAGCATGGTCGTAGTGGCCGTGTGAGATAACTACAACGTCAACCTGGCTTATATCAAATCCAAGTTTCTCTGCGTTATCTACAAACCTGCCCGTGGCTCCAGTGTCAAAGAGTATGGTTTTACCATCCCATTCAATTAGAAGGGAGAGTCCGTGTTCACCTTCAAGTCCCCTGCCCTGACATTCGTCATCAATGAGTGAAGTTACTTTCATATTATTCTCCTAAAAGACTTGTT
Proteins encoded in this region:
- a CDS encoding MBL fold metallo-hydrolase — its product is MKVTSLIDDECQGRGLEGEHGLSLLIEWDGKTILFDTGATGRFVDNAEKLGFDISQVDVVVISHGHYDHAGGLERFFQENSRARVYMGEGADLNYYSKDPGSSYRYIGINRNVMDQYNDRITFLKGRTEIMGDINILKDVTNKYPIPKGNKYLYMEREGAILNDVFDHEIVMVLKDDDGLVVFSGCSHSGIINVMETVFEEFSNVPVKAVLGGFHLMGRPSSGMFEDEESIIFTAEKLAQYQVERFYTSHCTGKSAYNILKDVMGNKIDYISTGDVVDI